One segment of Streptosporangium brasiliense DNA contains the following:
- a CDS encoding carbohydrate ABC transporter permease — translation MIAPLGLGLAVFYLWPIAQTFYFGFTEWGPFGGSEWTGLANYERLLADEEVWTALRNSIAYTALVLLGVPVAIVFAALLNQRRLRGRGIFRTVYFLPVVTMPSAVAMLWQYLYNGDFGVLNQLLALVGVDGPSWVSDPRTAIYALAAIGVWMAFGYNLVILMAGLQNVPKQLYEASAIDGAGPVRQFVSITVPMLSPTIFFVSVISVIGTLQMFDLVYLMMPAGSPALPATQTIVHLFYSTSFVRNDPGYGAAIAFVLFVVIALLTAVQFRIQRRWVHYV, via the coding sequence ATGATCGCCCCTCTGGGGCTGGGGCTCGCGGTCTTCTACCTGTGGCCCATCGCGCAGACGTTCTACTTCGGGTTCACCGAGTGGGGGCCGTTCGGCGGCAGCGAGTGGACGGGCCTGGCCAACTACGAACGCCTCCTCGCGGACGAGGAGGTCTGGACCGCCCTGCGCAACAGCATCGCCTACACCGCTCTGGTGCTCCTGGGCGTCCCCGTCGCCATCGTGTTCGCGGCGCTGCTGAACCAGCGCCGGCTGCGCGGCCGCGGGATCTTCCGCACGGTGTACTTCCTGCCGGTGGTCACCATGCCGAGCGCGGTCGCGATGCTCTGGCAGTATCTGTACAACGGCGACTTCGGCGTGCTGAACCAGCTACTGGCCCTGGTCGGCGTCGACGGCCCCTCGTGGGTGTCCGATCCCCGCACCGCGATCTACGCACTAGCCGCGATCGGTGTGTGGATGGCCTTCGGCTACAACCTCGTGATCCTGATGGCCGGGCTGCAGAACGTGCCGAAACAACTCTACGAGGCCTCCGCCATCGACGGGGCCGGCCCGGTCCGCCAGTTCGTCTCCATCACCGTGCCGATGCTCAGCCCGACCATCTTCTTCGTCTCGGTCATCTCGGTGATCGGCACGCTGCAGATGTTCGACCTGGTCTATCTGATGATGCCGGCGGGCAGCCCGGCGCTGCCGGCCACCCAGACGATCGTGCATCTCTTCTACTCCACGTCCTTCGTGCGGAACGACCCGGGGTACGGCGCGGCCATAGCCTTCGTGCTCTTCGTCGTGATCGCGCTGCTGACCGCGGTGCAGTTCCGGATCCAGCGCAGGTGGGTGCACTATGTATAG
- a CDS encoding ABC transporter substrate-binding protein — MARRLSCLITGAVVATTMLSGCGGGGTDGGGPVEISYGIWDLEQQPALEQAAAEFSKRNPDVKVKIQVTGWDEYWAKLKAAATGGAAPDVFWMNGPNFKLYASNGMLLPLADRIAAEKVDMSVFPKSLVDLYTYEGKSYGLPKDFDTIGLWYNKKLFDAAGLKYPDESWTWDDLRAAAKKLTKADKSVQGIAAELNNQATFYNTIAQAGGYALSPDGTTSGYDQPATIEGLKFWTDLIKDGLSPTQQQMTDSKPVEMFESGKVAMYYSGSWYATRFNKNTATKDTIDVAPLPAGRKRAVVTHGGANVVFAKSEHADAAWKFVRFLGSKDAADIIGRSGAVIPAYAGTQQAWIDSAPQFHLKIFIDQLAVSVPYPSSKNTAGWMDEEPKYLSKAWTGEVGIEEAAKDLAAKMNASLAQEK, encoded by the coding sequence ATGGCCCGACGTCTGTCGTGCCTGATCACCGGCGCAGTGGTCGCCACCACCATGCTCAGCGGTTGTGGTGGCGGCGGCACGGACGGTGGCGGCCCCGTCGAGATCTCCTACGGCATCTGGGACCTCGAGCAGCAACCGGCCCTGGAGCAGGCGGCGGCCGAGTTCAGCAAGCGCAACCCCGATGTCAAGGTCAAGATCCAGGTCACGGGCTGGGACGAGTACTGGGCCAAGCTCAAGGCCGCGGCGACCGGCGGCGCGGCGCCCGATGTCTTCTGGATGAACGGCCCCAACTTCAAGCTCTACGCCTCCAACGGCATGCTGCTCCCGCTGGCGGACAGGATCGCCGCCGAAAAGGTGGACATGTCGGTCTTCCCGAAGTCTCTGGTGGACCTCTACACCTATGAGGGCAAGTCCTACGGCCTTCCCAAGGACTTCGACACGATCGGCCTCTGGTACAACAAGAAGCTGTTCGACGCGGCCGGTCTGAAATACCCGGACGAGTCGTGGACCTGGGACGACCTGCGGGCCGCGGCGAAGAAACTGACGAAGGCGGACAAGAGCGTCCAGGGGATCGCGGCGGAGCTCAACAACCAGGCCACCTTCTACAACACCATCGCCCAGGCCGGCGGCTACGCCCTCTCCCCGGACGGCACCACATCCGGCTACGACCAGCCCGCCACCATCGAGGGGCTGAAGTTCTGGACCGACCTCATCAAGGACGGCCTGTCCCCCACGCAGCAGCAGATGACCGACAGCAAGCCGGTCGAGATGTTCGAGTCGGGCAAGGTCGCGATGTACTACTCGGGCAGCTGGTACGCGACCCGGTTCAACAAGAACACCGCCACCAAGGACACGATCGACGTGGCCCCGCTGCCCGCCGGCAGGAAACGGGCGGTCGTCACCCACGGCGGCGCCAACGTGGTCTTCGCCAAGTCGGAGCACGCGGACGCCGCATGGAAGTTCGTCCGCTTCCTCGGCTCCAAGGACGCCGCCGACATCATCGGCCGCTCCGGTGCGGTCATCCCCGCCTACGCCGGAACCCAGCAGGCGTGGATCGACTCGGCTCCGCAGTTCCACCTGAAAATCTTCATCGACCAGCTCGCGGTCTCCGTCCCCTATCCCAGCTCCAAGAACACCGCCGGATGGATGGACGAGGAGCCGAAGTACCTGTCCAAGGCCTGGACCGGTGAGGTCGGCATCGAGGAGGCCGCCAAGGACCTCGCGGCGAAGATGAACGCCTCGCTCGCCCAGGAAAAGTGA
- a CDS encoding tyrosine-protein phosphatase, whose amino-acid sequence MRRPLPWPGCRNARDLGDLPGIRDRALIRSEGHERLTAEGRRALLAYGVSRVIDLRLPAECERLPSPFARSPVYRNVSVLGPRDILLAGMGADLAEIYRVILDDFAAYVTSAVAAIAQAPPGGVVVHCHSGRDRTGLVTALALRVAGVSRTLVAEDYALTAAHLGLEEDADDTARAHFEQTRPETMLATLEHLDSRYGGALPYLLGHGMREAEGRALKGRICADLLT is encoded by the coding sequence GTGAGGCGGCCGCTGCCGTGGCCCGGCTGCCGCAACGCCCGTGACCTCGGAGACCTGCCGGGAATCCGGGACCGCGCGCTGATCCGGTCGGAGGGCCACGAACGACTCACGGCGGAGGGCCGGCGGGCGCTGCTGGCCTACGGCGTCAGCCGGGTGATCGACCTGCGTCTGCCCGCCGAGTGCGAGCGGCTGCCCAGCCCGTTCGCCCGTTCTCCCGTGTACCGCAACGTGTCGGTGCTCGGCCCGCGGGACATCCTCCTCGCCGGCATGGGCGCCGACCTCGCCGAGATCTACCGGGTGATCCTCGACGACTTCGCCGCGTACGTCACCTCGGCCGTGGCGGCAATCGCCCAGGCCCCGCCGGGCGGGGTGGTCGTTCACTGCCACTCCGGACGGGATCGCACGGGCCTCGTCACGGCTCTCGCCCTCAGGGTCGCCGGGGTGTCCCGCACGCTCGTCGCCGAGGACTACGCGCTCACCGCGGCCCATCTCGGGCTTGAGGAGGACGCGGACGACACGGCCCGCGCGCACTTCGAGCAGACCCGGCCGGAGACGATGCTGGCCACGCTGGAGCACCTGGACAGCCGGTACGGCGGCGCGCTGCCGTACCTTCTCGGCCACGGGATGCGGGAGGCCGAGGGGCGCGCTCTTAAAGGACGTATTTGTGCGGACCTATTGACGTGA